A stretch of Brassica napus cultivar Da-Ae chromosome C6, Da-Ae, whole genome shotgun sequence DNA encodes these proteins:
- the LOC106402471 gene encoding exosome complex component RRP41 homolog, whose product MEYINPEGLRLDGRRFNEMRQIVAEVGVVSKADGSAVFEMGNTKVIAAVYGPREIQNKSQQKNGHALVLCEYSMAHFSTGDRRRQKNDRRSTELSLVIRQTMEACILTELLPHSQIDIFLQVLQADGGTRSACINAATLALADAGIPMRDLAVSCSAGYLNSTPLLDLNYVEDSAGGADVTVGILPKLDKVTLLQMDAKLPMETFETVFALASEGCKAIAERVREVLQENTKQLEYRRAA is encoded by the exons ATGGAGTATATAAACCCTGAAGGTCTTCGATTAGATGGTCGCCGATTCAATGAG ATGAGGCAAATCGTAGCTGAAGTTGGAGTGGTTTCCAAGGCTGACGG CTCTGCTGTTTTCGAGATGGGTAATACCAAAGTTATTGCAGCTGTTTATGGCCCTAGAGAG ATTCAAAACAAGAGCCAACAAAAGAATGGTCATGCGTTG GTGCTTTGTGAGTATAGTATGGCTCATTTTAGTACCGGTGATCGCAGAAGACAGAAGAACGACAG GCGATCAACAGAGCTATCTCTTGTCATCCGTCAGACAATGGAAGCGTGCATATTAACGGAACTATTACCTCATTCTCAG ATTGACATTTTCCTTCAGGTCCTACAAGCTGATGGAG GAACAAGATCAGCTTGTATCAATGCTGCCACTCTAGCTCTTGCAGACGCTGGAATTCCAATGCGTGATCTCGCTGTTTCCTGCAGTGCTGGATACTTAAACAGCACTCCACTTCTTGATCTTAACTATGTCGAAGATAGCGCTGGAGGAGCTGATGTTACTGTCGGCATTCTACCTAAACTAGACAAAGTGACACTCCTTCAG ATGGATGCAAAGTTACCGATGGAAACATTTGAAACGGTCTTTGCGTTGGCTTCCGAAGGCTGCAAGGCGATTGCAGAGAGAGTACGCGAG gtACTTCAAGAAAACACCAAACAGCTAGAGTATCGCCGAGCTGCATAA
- the LOC125588655 gene encoding ethylene-responsive transcription factor CRF6-like codes for MERGSRRVKFTEHCTVKPVPAKPSNGSPRVVRISFTDPFATDSSSSDEEENDKACPTPRVKRYVEEIRFGETKPPRKARCKAEKKGCGGERKAKADVSANPIKYRGVRQRRWGSFAAEIRDSASRTRIWLGTFATAEEAAVAYDRAAIRLKGHSALTNFLTPPSPGETPVIDLKTVSGCDSGSQSLCSPTSVLRFNVKEETELETAEVKPDVAGLFPDPYSLPELSLAGEYFWDSEFPPAPLFVDEIEIHKPVPNRREDDEPEEFSFHLSGDFDATPWDVDNFFELD; via the coding sequence atggagagaggaTCAAGAAGAGTAAAGTTCACGGAACACTGTACGGTCAAACCGGTGCCAGCTAAACCATCCAACGGCTCTCCGAGAGTGGTCCGAATCTCTTTCACCGACCCTTTCGCCACTGACTCATCATCAAGcgacgaagaagaaaacgacAAGGCTTGTCCGACTCCGAGAGTGAAACGGTACGTGGAGGAGATTAGATTCGGCGAAACCAAACCCCCGAGAAAAGCTAGATGCAAGGCGGAGAAGAAAGGCTGCGGCGGCGAGAGAAAGGCTAAGGCTGACGTGTCAGCGAATCCCATAAAGTACAGAGGCGTGAGGCAGAGGCGGTGGGGATCCTTCGCGGCGGAGATAAGGGACTCCGCGAGCCGTACTCGGATTTGGTTAGGGACTTTCGCCACGGCGGAGGAAGCCGCCGTTGCGTACGATCGAGCCGCGATTCGTCTCAAGGGTCACAGCGCTCTGACTAATTTTCTGACTCCTCCTTCGCCGGGGGAAACGCCGGTTATCGATCTGAAAACGGTTTCCGGGTGTGATTCGGGGAGCCAGAGCCTCTGTTCTCCGACGTCTGTTCTTCGGTTCAACGTCAAAGAGGAAACGGAGTTGGAGACGGCGGAGGTGAAGCCTGACGTGGCGGGTTTGTTCCCGGATCCGTACTCGTTGCCGGAGTTGTCTCTCGCCGGAGAGTATTTCTGGGATTCTGAGTTTCCTCCGGCGCCGTTGTTTGTGGACGAAATCGAAATCCATAAACCTGTTCCGAACCGGAGAGAAGATGACGAACCGGAAGAGTTCTCGTTCCATTTGAGTGGAGATTTCGATGCAACTCCATGGGATGTGGACAATTTCTTCGAgcttgattaa
- the LOC106402470 gene encoding putative glucose-6-phosphate 1-epimerase: MGHYAAVWDDKAATEITKDWNGIDQVLLRNPHGASAKISLHGGQVISWRNDQGEELLFTSNKAIFKHPKSMRGGIQICYPQFGDCGSLDQHGFARNKIWVIDENPPPLHSNESFGKSFVDLLLKSSEEDLKQWPHSFEFRLRVSLAIDGDLTLISRVRNINGKPFSFSFAYHTYLSVSDISEVRVEGLETLDYLDNLSKRELLTEQGDAITFESEMDRTYLRSPKVVAVLDHERKRTYVIGKEGLPDTVVWNPWEKKSKTMTDFGDEEYKSMLCVDGAALERPITLKPGEEWTGKLMLTAVKSSFCFDQLELQSKGF, encoded by the exons ATGGGTCATTACGCAGCAGTGTGGGATGATAAAGCAGCTACCGAGATTACCAAAGATTGGAATGGCATTGACCAAGTCCTTCTCCGTAACCCACACGGAGCTTCTGCCAAG ATTAGCTTACATGGAGGACAAGTGATTTCGTGGAGAAATGACCAAGGCGAAGAGCTCCTTTTCACTAGCAACAAG GCTATCTTCAAACACCCAAAATCAATGCGTGGAGGGATCCAGATTTGTTATCCTCAG TTTGGAGATTGTGGATCACTGGATCAACATGGGTTTGCAAGGAACAAAATCTGGGTTATCGATGAGAACCCACCTCCTCTTCACTCAAACGAGTCCTTTGGAAAATCATTTGTTGATCTTCTTCTCAAATCATCAGAAGAGGACTTGAAGCAATGGCCTCACAG TTTTGAGTTCCGTCTTCGGGTTTCACTTGCCATAGATGGAGACTTAACATTGATTTCTCGTGTTAGAAACATCAATGGCAAGCCCTTTAGCTTCTCATTCGCTTATCACACTTACCTCTCTGTCTCAGATATAAG TGAAGTGAGGGTTGAAGGGTTGGAGACACTGGACTACTTGGACAACCTCAGCAAAAGGGAGCTTTTGACTGAACAAGGAGACGCTATAACCTTTGAATCTGAG ATGGACAGGACTTACCTTAGATCTCCCAAAGTGGTAGCAGTTCTTGACCATGAACGGAAAAGAACATATGTTATCGGAAAGGAAGGACTTCCAGATACAG TGGTATGGAATCCATGGGAGAAGAAATCGAAAACCATGACGGATTTTGGGGACGAGGAGTACAAAAGCATGCTTTGTGTGGACGGTGCAGCACTAGAGAGACCAATCACTTTGAAGCCCGGAGAAGAATGGACCGGCAAGCTTATGTTAACTGCTGTTAAATCCAGCTTCTGCTTTGATCAACTTGAACTACAGAGCAAAGGATTCTGA